In a genomic window of Mucilaginibacter sp. KACC 22063:
- a CDS encoding N(4)-(beta-N-acetylglucosaminyl)-L-asparaginase has protein sequence MFNRRKFIKLSAAGASVAALSRTGFAAAKPLAGQSSLPVVISTWDFGVPANKAAWEILKKGGRAIDAVEAGARIPEADLNNHSVGRAGYPDRDGHVTLDACIMDESGNCGAVAAMEDIDHPISVARLVMEKTPHVLLVGDGARQFAVEHGFKAQKLLTPESEKAWKEWLKTAKYEPVINIENKSYKRGSEYNHDTIGMLALDAKGNISGACTTSGMAWKLHGRVGDSPIIGAGLYVDNEVGGATSTGVGEEVIRNVGSFLVVELMRQGRSPQEACEEAVHRIIKKKPETAKQIQVGFLAINKKGEYGAYAIQTGFTYAVCDSEKQDKLFKGESFYK, from the coding sequence ATGTTCAACCGTCGTAAATTCATTAAACTTTCTGCTGCCGGGGCATCGGTAGCCGCTTTATCGCGTACTGGTTTTGCCGCTGCAAAACCTTTGGCCGGGCAATCATCATTACCTGTTGTGATCTCCACCTGGGACTTTGGCGTTCCGGCGAATAAAGCTGCATGGGAAATTTTAAAAAAGGGCGGCCGTGCTATTGATGCTGTTGAAGCCGGCGCACGTATACCAGAGGCAGACCTGAACAACCACAGCGTTGGACGTGCTGGATACCCCGACCGCGACGGGCATGTTACCCTTGATGCCTGCATTATGGACGAATCCGGTAACTGTGGCGCAGTAGCAGCAATGGAAGACATTGACCACCCTATCTCTGTAGCGCGTTTGGTGATGGAAAAAACACCGCATGTTTTATTAGTCGGCGATGGTGCCCGCCAGTTTGCTGTTGAACATGGGTTTAAGGCACAAAAGCTATTAACGCCCGAGTCTGAAAAGGCATGGAAAGAGTGGTTGAAAACTGCTAAATATGAACCGGTGATCAACATTGAAAATAAAAGCTATAAGCGCGGAAGCGAATACAACCATGATACCATAGGTATGCTGGCGCTTGATGCTAAAGGCAATATCAGTGGTGCATGTACTACCAGCGGTATGGCATGGAAACTGCATGGCCGTGTAGGCGACAGCCCGATTATTGGTGCAGGCTTGTATGTAGACAATGAGGTTGGCGGCGCTACTTCTACTGGTGTAGGCGAAGAAGTAATCCGCAACGTGGGCAGCTTTTTGGTGGTTGAGTTAATGCGCCAGGGCCGTTCGCCGCAGGAAGCCTGCGAAGAAGCCGTACACCGCATCATTAAAAAGAAGCCTGAAACTGCCAAACAAATACAGGTAGGCTTTTTAGCCATTAATAAAAAAGGAGAATACGGTGCTTATGCTATCCAAACCGGGTTTACATATGCCGTTTGCGATTCAGAAAAACAAGACAAACTATTTAAGGGCGAAAGCTTTTACAAATAA
- a CDS encoding copper homeostasis protein CutC, producing the protein MTKTVSLEVCANSLASALAAQQGGAIRVELCENLSEAGTTPSFGQIAVARKLLHIKLYVLIRPRAGDFLFNENEMDIILTDIENCGKIGCDGVVIGALQPDGSIDKVNTAKMVEVAHRYNMGVTFHRAFDICADYSQALEDIIELGCERILTSGGKTTAIEGAATIAHLVEQAAGRIVIMAGSGVNEQNVKDLVHFTGVTEVHTSAKVRNTSRMQYHNDHIMMGNAFHDLYTFESTDPEKVKLIIERANALE; encoded by the coding sequence ATGACGAAAACTGTATCGCTCGAAGTTTGTGCTAACTCATTAGCTTCGGCACTTGCTGCACAACAAGGCGGCGCCATCCGTGTAGAGCTTTGCGAAAACCTGAGCGAAGCGGGCACCACCCCGTCATTCGGGCAAATTGCAGTGGCTCGTAAACTGCTTCACATCAAATTATATGTGCTGATCCGTCCGCGTGCGGGGGATTTCCTGTTCAATGAAAATGAAATGGATATCATCCTTACCGACATTGAAAACTGCGGCAAAATTGGCTGCGACGGTGTAGTTATCGGTGCATTGCAACCAGACGGCAGCATAGACAAAGTAAACACCGCAAAAATGGTGGAAGTTGCTCACCGTTACAACATGGGCGTAACCTTTCACCGTGCCTTTGATATTTGTGCCGACTATTCGCAGGCGCTTGAAGATATTATTGAATTGGGATGTGAGAGGATACTAACCTCCGGTGGCAAAACAACGGCTATAGAGGGTGCGGCAACCATAGCTCACTTAGTTGAACAGGCCGCAGGACGTATCGTTATAATGGCCGGCAGCGGTGTAAACGAACAGAATGTAAAAGACCTTGTGCATTTTACGGGGGTTACCGAGGTGCATACATCTGCCAAGGTGCGTAATACCAGCCGCATGCAATATCATAACGATCATATTATGATGGGCAATGCGTTCCATGACCTTTATACTTTTGAAAGTACCGACCCCGAAAAGGTAAAGCTCATAATCGAAAGGGCAAACGCATTAGAATAA